One segment of Capillibacterium thermochitinicola DNA contains the following:
- a CDS encoding SDR family oxidoreductase encodes MAMSLSGKKVLITGASSGIGAAIAEALADAGCQVWGTTRNLDKVASLPEPLRRKVKFLAMDVNDDHSVRAGVDRFLAEAGGIDVLINNAGFGVFGPLEEFPLAKAKAIFETNYFGALRLIQALVPVMREQRNGLIINITSLAARFVIPFQVHYSATKFALSALTEGLRQELRPFGVKVVAVEPGDIKTNFNNVTEFGFKEDSPYKKWTEPCWRVIDVNMEKSPSPRVVAAQVLRIIRQQNPRPYYVAGDFLSTKFPFLARLVSQRFKEKLIRKFYGIDFE; translated from the coding sequence ATGGCAATGAGCTTGTCAGGGAAAAAGGTTCTTATTACCGGAGCTTCTTCCGGAATTGGTGCCGCCATTGCAGAAGCACTGGCGGACGCGGGGTGTCAGGTTTGGGGGACGACCCGTAATCTCGACAAGGTGGCGTCTCTCCCCGAACCGTTGCGCCGGAAGGTGAAATTCCTGGCCATGGATGTCAACGACGACCATTCGGTCCGGGCCGGCGTAGACCGCTTTCTGGCGGAAGCCGGGGGCATCGACGTCCTGATTAACAACGCCGGGTTTGGGGTCTTCGGGCCGCTCGAGGAGTTCCCCTTGGCCAAGGCGAAAGCGATCTTTGAAACCAACTACTTCGGGGCCTTGCGTTTGATTCAAGCATTGGTGCCGGTCATGCGGGAACAACGCAATGGGCTAATCATCAATATTACTTCGCTGGCCGCCCGTTTTGTCATTCCCTTTCAGGTTCACTATTCGGCGACCAAATTTGCCCTGTCGGCGCTGACCGAGGGGTTGCGCCAGGAACTGCGCCCCTTCGGGGTGAAGGTGGTTGCGGTTGAACCGGGCGATATTAAAACAAACTTTAATAACGTTACCGAATTCGGGTTTAAGGAAGACTCGCCATACAAAAAATGGACGGAACCCTGTTGGCGGGTGATCGATGTTAATATGGAAAAATCCCCCTCGCCCCGGGTGGTGGCGGCACAGGTGCTCAGGATCATCAGGCAGCAGAACCCCCGTCCGTATTACGTGGCCGGCGATTTCCTGTCGACGAAATTCCCGTTTCTGGCCCGGTTAGTCTCCCAACGGTTCAAGGAGAAGTTAATCCGGAAATTTTACGGAATTGATTTTGAATAA
- a CDS encoding cytochrome c biogenesis CcdA family protein yields METPGFFLSFIAGLLSFFSPCVLAMAPGYLAVLTGALPTDEKHDQRLMVKAAATFILGFSLVFVLLGAAFSALGQYLSGLRVAFLKVGGGLLILLGLWQWGIFRFFPLQQEYRFQLKKPLAGVAGWLLAGITFAFGWTPCVGPILGMILTLAGSAGQITTGVLLLFVYALGLATPFFLMALAYRRFYLWSKKISRYTAIITFLSGLLLIVVGILLFTDRFTLLSIYLNKVLGGRSLENLLLPD; encoded by the coding sequence ATGGAGACCCCAGGTTTTTTCCTTTCGTTTATAGCGGGCTTACTCTCCTTTTTCTCCCCGTGTGTTCTGGCCATGGCCCCCGGTTACCTGGCCGTGTTAACCGGAGCCCTTCCAACCGATGAGAAGCATGATCAGCGGTTGATGGTGAAAGCGGCGGCCACTTTTATCCTCGGCTTCTCCCTGGTCTTTGTGTTGTTGGGGGCGGCCTTTTCGGCTCTGGGGCAGTACCTTTCCGGGTTACGGGTGGCCTTTCTTAAAGTCGGCGGCGGGCTCCTCATTCTTCTGGGGCTGTGGCAATGGGGAATCTTTCGTTTCTTCCCTTTGCAACAGGAATACCGCTTTCAGCTGAAGAAACCGCTGGCCGGGGTTGCCGGTTGGTTGCTGGCGGGGATCACTTTTGCTTTTGGGTGGACACCCTGCGTCGGGCCGATCCTCGGGATGATTTTGACGCTGGCCGGGAGTGCGGGGCAGATCACCACCGGTGTCCTACTGCTCTTCGTTTACGCGCTGGGGTTGGCGACACCCTTTTTCTTAATGGCACTGGCCTACCGCCGGTTCTATCTTTGGTCAAAAAAAATAAGTCGCTATACCGCGATAATTACATTCCTCTCCGGCTTACTCCTGATCGTTGTTGGGATTCTGCTTTTTACCGACCGTTTTACCCTTCTGTCCATCTATTTAAACAAGGTTCTGGGTGGTCGCTCACTGGAAAACCTTTTATTGCCGGACTAG
- a CDS encoding TlpA family protein disulfide reductase: MRKKGLFIAGLLVVALLLVGFGFSLGGKKEGEVARVGALAPNFQLENLSGEMVELKDIYRKNQLTMVNFWATWCPPCRIEIPEFVRIYREYRARGLEILAVNVWENSTLEQLQDFVAAAGMEFPILRDVKEDAAAKYQVRGIPTTVFINRDGRIHEIFVGALSYGQLQTRLERYLP, translated from the coding sequence ATGCGGAAAAAAGGTCTGTTCATTGCGGGTTTGCTGGTGGTGGCTCTCCTCCTGGTGGGCTTTGGTTTCAGTCTGGGTGGGAAAAAAGAAGGGGAAGTGGCGCGGGTAGGCGCACTAGCCCCCAATTTCCAGTTGGAAAACCTCTCCGGGGAAATGGTGGAATTAAAGGATATTTACCGGAAAAACCAACTGACAATGGTTAATTTCTGGGCGACTTGGTGCCCGCCGTGCCGAATAGAGATCCCTGAATTTGTCCGTATCTACCGGGAATACCGGGCGCGGGGTTTGGAAATTTTGGCGGTGAACGTATGGGAAAACAGTACCCTGGAGCAACTGCAGGACTTCGTGGCGGCGGCGGGGATGGAGTTTCCGATTCTCCGGGACGTCAAGGAAGATGCTGCGGCCAAATACCAGGTCCGGGGGATACCCACGACGGTCTTTATCAACCGCGACGGACGTATTCACGAGATCTTTGTCGGGGCGCTCAGTTACGGACAACTACAGACCAGGCTTGAACGTTATCTGCCGTAA
- a CDS encoding aminotransferase class I/II-fold pyridoxal phosphate-dependent enzyme has translation MDLFKKCYDYTMAKEAMAAGLYPYFHALQTGQDTIVTMSNKENVLMIGSNNYLGLTNDPRVIQAAVEATTKYGSGCSGSRFLNGTLDLHITLEERLAKFMRKEKALLFSAGFLANLGIISAIAGRGDYILCDRANHASIYDGCRLSFAKMYKYEHNDMDDLENLLKKLGKDAPKLIITDGVFSMEGDLANLPEIVRLARKYNARILVDDAHGIGVLGANGRGTAEYFGLEDEVDMIMGTFSKSFASLGGFLVASEPVCHYVQHVSRPLIFTASMTPAATGAALKALEIIETEPERRKHLLSLANDFRTRLKEHGFIVRDGVTPIIPILVGDMQKTFLFCKVLFEHGVYVNPVVAPAVPADATLIRTSLTATHTKEQIDRALQTLVKVGKELAVIPA, from the coding sequence ATGGACTTATTTAAAAAATGTTATGATTATACTATGGCAAAAGAGGCGATGGCCGCCGGGTTGTATCCTTACTTCCATGCCCTCCAAACGGGCCAGGATACGATCGTAACGATGAGCAACAAAGAAAATGTCCTCATGATCGGTTCCAACAATTATCTGGGGCTGACCAACGATCCGCGGGTCATCCAAGCCGCCGTCGAGGCGACCACCAAATACGGCTCGGGCTGTTCCGGTTCCCGGTTCCTCAACGGGACCCTCGATCTCCATATCACGCTGGAAGAACGCCTGGCCAAATTTATGCGGAAGGAGAAAGCTCTCCTCTTCTCAGCCGGTTTTCTTGCGAATTTGGGGATCATCTCCGCCATTGCCGGGCGCGGCGACTATATCCTTTGCGACCGGGCAAACCACGCCAGTATCTATGACGGTTGTCGTTTATCCTTCGCCAAAATGTACAAATACGAACATAACGACATGGACGATCTGGAAAATCTCCTGAAAAAACTGGGAAAAGACGCGCCGAAACTGATTATCACCGATGGCGTCTTCAGTATGGAAGGCGATCTGGCCAACTTGCCGGAGATTGTCCGCTTGGCCCGGAAATACAACGCCCGTATTTTAGTGGACGACGCCCACGGCATTGGTGTCCTCGGTGCCAACGGGCGGGGTACTGCCGAGTATTTTGGCCTGGAAGACGAAGTGGACATGATTATGGGGACCTTCAGTAAATCCTTTGCTTCCCTCGGTGGTTTCCTTGTCGCTTCGGAGCCGGTCTGCCACTACGTGCAGCATGTCTCCCGGCCGCTGATCTTTACGGCCAGCATGACCCCGGCCGCCACCGGCGCCGCCCTGAAAGCCCTGGAGATCATCGAAACCGAACCCGAACGCCGCAAGCATCTGCTGTCCCTCGCCAATGACTTCCGGACCCGTCTGAAAGAGCATGGTTTTATCGTGCGTGACGGAGTGACCCCCATCATTCCCATCCTGGTTGGGGACATGCAAAAAACGTTCCTGTTCTGCAAGGTCCTTTTTGAGCACGGAGTCTACGTCAACCCGGTCGTCGCCCCCGCCGTCCCGGCGGATGCCACCTTGATCCGGACCAGCCTCACCGCCACCCACACCAAGGAACAGATCGACCGTGCCCTGCAGACCTTGGTCAAAGTCGGTAAAGAATTGGCGGTCATCCCCGCCTAA
- a CDS encoding PRK06851 family protein encodes MKTGRIRHFFAGGNTGVGFYSFYDQVVGPEPYRRYILKGGPGTGKSTFMKQIGEELLTRGFDLEYLHCSSDHNSLDGLLIPALKTAFLDGTAPHTIDPVYPGAVDEIIDLGAFWNLKSLKAKQSPIMETGKKKKACFERAYVYLNAALGIYRHWRKTNYSRLDQQAWLTALYEIKADLLSNCQPTGQKGHLRHLFASAITADGPVHFLESLGSAATRLYILDGPPGTGRDEILKRLVTAAVDLGLDVEVFHCALDPTKYDHLWLPDLKTAVFTSTWPHQYRPNDDRRCRYIATDPFLKPELGPDSDTLKEFRLVFSTLWERAVGWLRQAKKFHQELEELYVDSMDFNQITQLRNSILYRIIPR; translated from the coding sequence TTGAAAACAGGCCGCATCCGTCATTTTTTCGCCGGTGGAAATACCGGCGTTGGTTTCTATTCGTTTTATGATCAAGTAGTCGGTCCCGAGCCGTACCGTCGTTATATTCTAAAAGGTGGCCCGGGTACAGGGAAGTCAACTTTCATGAAGCAAATTGGCGAGGAACTGCTGACGCGCGGTTTTGACCTTGAGTATCTTCATTGTTCATCGGATCATAATTCCCTTGATGGACTGCTGATTCCTGCTTTAAAAACCGCTTTTCTTGATGGTACTGCGCCCCATACCATCGATCCGGTCTATCCGGGGGCGGTCGATGAAATTATCGACCTCGGTGCCTTCTGGAACCTTAAATCCTTAAAAGCAAAACAAAGCCCGATCATGGAAACCGGGAAAAAAAAGAAAGCCTGTTTCGAACGGGCTTATGTTTATTTAAATGCCGCCCTCGGTATTTACCGGCATTGGCGGAAAACCAACTATTCCCGTTTAGACCAGCAGGCTTGGTTGACGGCGCTGTATGAAATAAAGGCAGACCTCTTGTCCAACTGTCAACCAACAGGGCAAAAAGGACACCTTCGTCACCTTTTTGCCAGTGCCATTACCGCCGATGGCCCCGTTCATTTTTTAGAATCCCTTGGCAGTGCGGCAACACGCTTATATATCCTGGACGGGCCGCCGGGGACGGGCCGGGACGAAATCTTAAAGCGCCTGGTCACGGCCGCGGTTGACCTTGGCCTCGATGTTGAAGTTTTCCACTGCGCCCTTGATCCGACCAAATACGATCACCTGTGGCTCCCGGACTTGAAGACCGCCGTCTTCACCTCGACTTGGCCCCATCAATACAGGCCCAATGACGACCGCCGGTGCCGTTATATCGCAACCGATCCTTTCCTCAAGCCAGAACTGGGCCCGGACAGCGATACCCTGAAAGAATTCCGCCTTGTTTTCTCAACCCTTTGGGAAAGAGCCGTCGGATGGCTGCGCCAAGCAAAAAAATTTCACCAGGAACTGGAAGAGCTTTACGTCGACAGTATGGATTTTAACCAAATAACACAACTGCGCAACAGCATTTTATACCGCATAATCCCGCGTTGA
- a CDS encoding OmpH family outer membrane protein — MAKRFFLFLTLTVGLLLLVLAYAGPHRTVEANTKVPEPKIGLLDLDRIKKKAPHFIALEQRAKNNRRILEEFTAQVLAEHQQQIQTLSPDDFSRSRELALATQARLDQKRQELEESYRRQEEAVLEELKAVVAHVAKKEKYDCILLKGGFQVGGEDVTDQVLKTWDKWGLTFWQRVWIFLGGKDPRPDPLAEGSGDGQ, encoded by the coding sequence ATGGCAAAACGATTTTTCCTCTTTTTGACTTTAACCGTTGGCCTACTCCTTCTGGTCTTAGCGTATGCCGGGCCACACCGGACGGTTGAAGCGAATACAAAAGTACCCGAACCCAAAATCGGGCTTCTAGATCTGGACAGGATTAAAAAGAAGGCTCCCCACTTTATTGCGTTGGAGCAACGGGCAAAAAACAACCGCCGGATCCTGGAGGAGTTTACCGCCCAGGTTTTAGCCGAACACCAACAGCAGATTCAGACGTTAAGTCCGGATGATTTTAGCCGCAGCCGGGAACTAGCCCTGGCCACCCAGGCCCGCCTTGATCAGAAGAGGCAGGAGTTGGAGGAAAGTTACCGGCGGCAAGAAGAGGCCGTGCTGGAGGAGTTGAAGGCGGTTGTCGCCCATGTGGCGAAGAAGGAAAAGTACGATTGTATTCTCCTCAAAGGCGGTTTCCAGGTGGGTGGGGAAGATGTCACCGATCAAGTCCTTAAAACCTGGGACAAGTGGGGATTGACTTTTTGGCAGCGGGTTTGGATCTTTTTAGGCGGGAAGGATCCCCGGCCGGATCCGCTGGCGGAAGGGTCCGGCGATGGACAGTAA